In one Dehalogenimonas formicexedens genomic region, the following are encoded:
- a CDS encoding 4Fe-4S dicluster domain-containing protein, whose product MAKSEFELTWQDIEIGAAVTEPGSAAAYKTGDWKSQRPTYDFSRCLKCGICYVFCPEGCVRQNQKGHFEANPYYCKGCGICAYECPTRVIVMREEEEK is encoded by the coding sequence TTGGCTAAATCGGAATTCGAATTGACCTGGCAGGATATCGAGATCGGCGCCGCCGTCACCGAACCCGGCAGCGCAGCGGCTTATAAGACAGGCGACTGGAAATCCCAGCGGCCTACCTATGATTTCAGCCGGTGCCTGAAGTGCGGCATCTGTTACGTTTTTTGCCCCGAAGGTTGTGTCCGTCAGAACCAGAAGGGACATTTTGAGGCTAATCCATACTACTGCAAGGGCTGTGGCATCTGCGCATACGAATGCCCCACCAGGGTAATCGTCATGCGGGAAGAGGAGGAGAAATAA
- a CDS encoding complex I 24 kDa subunit family protein: MTLDTKSFAEVVNTILAKYENDAAMLVGILQDIQSELNYLPRECLVMVSEGLDIPLSRVYSVSTFFKAFSLKPRGRHSLHVCMGTACHVRGAEKVLDKLQTELCLCAGETSPDMKFTLETVNCVGACALGPVVVVDGEYAGQVTTDKVKSILEGCK, from the coding sequence ATGACGCTGGACACCAAATCTTTCGCCGAGGTGGTCAATACCATCCTGGCCAAATACGAAAACGACGCGGCCATGCTGGTCGGCATCTTGCAGGATATTCAATCCGAATTGAACTATCTGCCCAGGGAGTGCCTGGTGATGGTCAGCGAGGGGCTCGATATCCCGCTTTCACGAGTCTACAGCGTATCCACTTTTTTCAAGGCGTTCAGCCTGAAACCGCGCGGGCGCCACAGCCTGCACGTCTGCATGGGCACCGCCTGCCATGTTCGCGGCGCCGAGAAGGTTCTTGACAAGCTGCAGACGGAACTCTGCCTGTGCGCCGGGGAGACCTCGCCGGACATGAAATTCACCCTTGAGACGGTCAACTGCGTCGGCGCCTGCGCCCTGGGGCCGGTGGTAGTCGTCGACGGCGAATATGCCGGGCAGGTCACCACCGATAAGGTCAAATCCATCTTAGAGGGTTGTAAATAA
- a CDS encoding 2-oxoacid:acceptor oxidoreductase family protein, with protein sequence MDSELIEIRWHGRGGQGAVTSAELIAQAAIAEGKFAQGFPSFGPERRGAPVMAYNRINQHHPIRNRAGITQPDVVVVLDPSLLAIGKVTSGLKDGGTVVINTSKAIEAFPELSERWNVAIIDATRIAREELGVPIVNTTMLGALLKATGAIDISAMTEPLKGRFGRLADKNIKALKRAFEETQVKELKTVG encoded by the coding sequence ATCGACAGCGAGCTTATCGAGATCAGGTGGCACGGCCGCGGCGGTCAAGGCGCCGTCACATCAGCCGAACTTATCGCCCAGGCGGCAATCGCCGAAGGCAAATTCGCCCAGGGATTTCCCAGTTTTGGTCCGGAACGGCGCGGCGCGCCGGTCATGGCTTACAACCGGATCAATCAACATCATCCCATAAGAAACCGCGCCGGCATCACCCAGCCGGACGTGGTGGTTGTGCTCGATCCAAGCCTTTTGGCCATCGGCAAGGTGACTTCCGGATTGAAAGATGGAGGTACGGTTGTCATAAACACCTCCAAGGCCATCGAGGCTTTCCCGGAACTTTCCGAGCGATGGAACGTGGCCATTATCGATGCCACCCGCATTGCCCGGGAAGAACTTGGGGTCCCGATTGTCAACACCACCATGCTAGGCGCACTCCTGAAGGCGACCGGTGCCATCGACATTTCAGCCATGACCGAACCGCTTAAAGGCCGTTTCGGTAGATTGGCCGATAAAAATATCAAAGCGCTCAAGCGGGCATTCGAAGAAACCCAGGTAAAGGAGCTGAAAACCGTTGGCTAA
- a CDS encoding NADH-quinone oxidoreductase subunit NuoF: MDIEEKTLKRLNSPQELEALRQELQRASSAKSKTITICCGTGCLAYGGAKVAQGFKDEIKARGLENEIEVKTTGCHGFCERGPLVVIRPENVLYQRVKPTDIGEIVDTVKDGNIVDRLLYTIPGTKTKVAHEHDVPFYKKQMRLVFGANGYIDPTSIEDYIGCGGYTALAKTLYSMTPDEVISEVKKSGLRGRGGGGFATGAKWQSTQEAHGDTKYVICNCDEGDPGAFMDRSLMEGNPHAILEGMVIAAFAVGAHEGYIYIRNEYPVAVKHAERAIAQAEAMGLLGRNILGSGFDFTVKINRGGGAFVCGESTALMASLEGRVGEPRAKYIHTSERGLWDQPTVLNNVETLANVPLIINKGSQWYSGIGTANSKGTKIFSLVGKVNNTGLIEVPMGITLREIIYDIGGGIPKNKKFKAIQTGGPSGGCLPESRLDMPVDFDELTRAGSMMGSGAMIVMDEDNCMVDIARYFLSFLEGESCGKCVPCREGLKRMRQILDRIISGRGEDGDIELLEDLSETLTWGALCGLGSGAANPIMSTLRYFRDEYESHIREKRCPAGVCKPLITYNIVEANCPNCTLCIKACPAGAITGRGKKVPVVLDQSKCTKCGACFDVCRLNAVEVR, from the coding sequence ATGGACATCGAAGAAAAAACCCTCAAACGGTTGAATTCGCCGCAAGAACTGGAAGCTTTGCGCCAGGAACTGCAACGCGCGTCATCGGCCAAATCCAAGACCATAACCATCTGCTGCGGCACCGGCTGCCTGGCCTACGGGGGCGCCAAGGTAGCCCAGGGCTTCAAGGATGAGATCAAGGCCCGCGGCCTGGAAAACGAGATCGAGGTCAAAACCACCGGATGCCACGGTTTTTGCGAGCGTGGCCCGCTGGTGGTCATCCGGCCGGAAAACGTCCTGTATCAACGGGTCAAACCCACTGATATCGGCGAAATCGTTGACACCGTCAAAGACGGCAATATCGTCGACCGGCTACTTTATACCATCCCCGGGACGAAAACAAAGGTAGCTCATGAGCATGATGTCCCATTTTATAAAAAGCAGATGCGACTGGTCTTCGGCGCCAACGGCTACATCGATCCCACCTCCATTGAAGATTATATCGGCTGCGGCGGTTATACCGCACTGGCCAAGACTCTCTATTCCATGACCCCCGACGAGGTCATTTCCGAGGTCAAGAAGTCCGGCCTCAGGGGCCGCGGCGGCGGCGGTTTTGCCACCGGAGCCAAATGGCAGAGCACTCAGGAAGCCCATGGCGATACCAAGTATGTCATCTGCAACTGCGACGAAGGCGACCCGGGGGCGTTCATGGACCGGTCGCTCATGGAGGGCAACCCCCATGCCATACTTGAAGGTATGGTCATTGCCGCATTTGCCGTAGGCGCCCATGAAGGCTATATCTACATCCGGAATGAATACCCGGTGGCGGTCAAGCACGCCGAAAGGGCTATCGCCCAGGCGGAGGCAATGGGGCTGCTGGGACGGAACATCCTGGGCTCCGGGTTCGATTTTACCGTAAAGATCAACCGCGGCGGCGGCGCCTTCGTCTGCGGCGAATCCACCGCGCTGATGGCCTCTCTCGAAGGCAGGGTCGGAGAGCCGCGGGCCAAATACATCCACACTTCAGAGCGCGGCTTGTGGGACCAGCCGACGGTGCTCAACAACGTCGAGACCCTGGCTAATGTGCCTCTGATCATCAATAAGGGGTCCCAATGGTACTCCGGCATCGGGACCGCCAACAGCAAGGGCACCAAGATTTTTTCGCTGGTTGGCAAGGTAAACAACACCGGCCTCATTGAGGTCCCGATGGGCATTACCCTGCGCGAGATCATCTATGATATCGGCGGCGGTATCCCCAAGAATAAGAAATTCAAAGCCATCCAGACAGGCGGTCCGTCCGGTGGCTGTCTGCCGGAATCCAGGCTCGATATGCCTGTCGATTTCGATGAACTGACCCGGGCCGGTTCGATGATGGGTTCCGGCGCCATGATCGTCATGGACGAAGACAACTGCATGGTGGACATCGCCCGGTATTTCCTGTCGTTCCTTGAAGGCGAATCCTGCGGCAAATGCGTTCCCTGCCGCGAAGGCTTGAAGCGGATGCGCCAGATACTGGACCGCATCATTTCCGGCCGCGGTGAAGACGGGGATATCGAACTCCTGGAAGACCTGTCCGAAACTCTCACCTGGGGCGCCCTGTGCGGCCTTGGCAGCGGCGCCGCCAATCCGATCATGTCCACCCTGCGTTATTTCCGAGATGAATACGAATCCCATATCCGGGAAAAACGTTGCCCCGCCGGTGTTTGTAAGCCCTTGATCACATACAATATCGTCGAGGCCAATTGCCCCAACTGCACCCTGTGCATCAAGGCTTGCCCGGCTGGCGCCATCACTGGGAGGGGTAAAAAGGTGCCGGTGGTGCTGGATCAATCCAAGTGCACCAAGTGCGGCGCCTGCTTCGACGTCTGCCGCCTGAACGCCGTGGAGGTACGATAA
- a CDS encoding 2Fe-2S iron-sulfur cluster-binding protein: MVKININGRDFEAEPCQTVLSVAQSAGIDIPTLCHTEAVADYGACRICLVEVERRGRKRLVTSCLYPVEEGIKVTTDSERVKKVRKTIIELLLARCPDSQAIREMAENMGVTESRFALEEKAETGSCILCGLCTRVCSEVVGASAISLVNRGTAREVALPFYDEASSCIACGSCAYICPTGAISLVDAGSKRIISWPNGTVDFQMKQCTRCGSHYAPVRQVEYMIESSGLSPTEFELCPDCRKLD, from the coding sequence ATGGTCAAAATAAATATCAACGGCCGCGACTTCGAGGCCGAGCCCTGCCAGACGGTGCTTTCAGTCGCCCAGTCGGCTGGCATCGATATTCCTACCCTGTGCCACACTGAGGCTGTCGCTGATTACGGCGCCTGCCGCATATGCCTGGTCGAGGTGGAAAGACGCGGGCGCAAGCGCCTGGTGACCTCCTGCCTGTACCCCGTGGAAGAAGGCATCAAGGTTACCACTGATTCCGAGCGAGTGAAAAAAGTCAGGAAGACGATCATAGAACTCCTCCTGGCACGTTGCCCGGACTCTCAAGCCATCAGGGAAATGGCGGAGAACATGGGCGTGACCGAATCGCGTTTCGCGCTGGAAGAAAAGGCTGAAACCGGCAGTTGCATCCTGTGCGGCCTGTGCACCCGTGTTTGCTCCGAAGTTGTCGGAGCATCAGCCATAAGCCTGGTCAATCGCGGTACGGCGCGTGAAGTAGCCTTGCCTTTCTACGACGAGGCCAGTTCATGTATCGCCTGCGGCTCCTGCGCCTATATCTGCCCCACCGGCGCTATCAGCCTGGTAGACGCCGGCAGCAAACGGATCATTTCCTGGCCGAATGGCACCGTTGATTTCCAGATGAAGCAGTGCACCCGCTGCGGCTCCCATTATGCCCCGGTCCGACAGGTTGAATATATGATCGAGAGTTCAGGGCTGTCGCCGACCGAGTTCGAACTCTGCCCCGATTGCCGCAAACTCGACTAA
- the porB gene encoding pyruvate synthase subunit PorB: MQNLGVYASRLVTKEENFVPGHRACIGCGEALAVRLAAKAFGKNTIVVNATGCMEIVASQLPYTSWKLPWIHTLFENSAAVASGVESALKVQMRKGKIPQEDIKTVAIGGDGATVDIGLQAISGAFERGHDFLYICFDNEAYMNTGIQRSSATPFGASTTTSPAGRAKAGQMSWKKNMPEIAVAHNIPYVATACPSYPFDLIEKVKKGLATKGPAYIHVLSVCPTGWRCDTEISIMLGRLATETGVFPLYEVENGKYKMSLVPEKLKPVKDYLKLQRRFRHLKPDAIEAIQSRVTEEYEKLLEKAV; encoded by the coding sequence ATGCAAAACTTAGGGGTTTACGCCTCACGACTGGTGACCAAAGAAGAGAATTTTGTGCCGGGACACCGCGCCTGTATCGGTTGCGGCGAGGCACTGGCGGTCAGGCTGGCGGCCAAGGCTTTCGGCAAGAACACCATCGTGGTCAACGCCACCGGCTGTATGGAAATCGTGGCGTCCCAATTGCCCTATACCTCTTGGAAATTGCCCTGGATCCATACGCTGTTTGAAAACTCCGCCGCGGTCGCCTCAGGTGTTGAATCGGCGCTGAAGGTCCAGATGCGCAAGGGTAAGATCCCCCAGGAAGACATCAAAACGGTTGCCATCGGCGGCGACGGCGCCACAGTGGACATCGGCCTGCAGGCCATTTCCGGCGCTTTTGAACGCGGCCATGACTTTCTGTACATCTGCTTCGACAACGAAGCCTATATGAACACCGGCATTCAGCGCTCGTCGGCGACCCCTTTCGGCGCCTCGACCACGACCTCTCCAGCCGGCCGGGCCAAGGCCGGGCAGATGTCCTGGAAGAAAAATATGCCGGAGATCGCCGTGGCCCACAATATTCCATACGTGGCCACAGCCTGCCCCAGTTATCCTTTTGACCTGATCGAGAAGGTCAAAAAGGGCCTGGCGACCAAAGGGCCAGCCTATATTCACGTTCTTTCCGTCTGCCCCACCGGCTGGCGCTGCGATACCGAGATCAGCATCATGCTCGGTCGGCTGGCTACCGAGACCGGCGTCTTCCCGTTGTACGAAGTTGAAAACGGCAAATACAAGATGAGCCTGGTGCCGGAGAAATTGAAGCCGGTCAAGGATTACCTCAAGCTGCAGAGGCGTTTCCGGCATTTGAAACCCGATGCCATTGAAGCCATTCAGTCGCGGGTGACCGAGGAATACGAGAAACTACTGGAGAAAGCGGTATGA
- a CDS encoding transketolase C-terminal domain-containing protein, with protein MGKRVGVEVSIALADAVKLADADVIAAYPITPQTHIVEHLAELVAEGELDAEYIPVESEHSALSACLGSAAAGARTFTATAGQGLELMHEVLYVASGMRLPIIMAVANRALSSPLSVWGDHSDAMAVRDTGWIQIFTENGQEVVDQIICAFRIAEDPNVLLPVMVHLDGFNLSHVIEPIEMPTEEEVCDFLPVRRNPLTLHPSKPVAMGDFAPPVVYTEAKWAQEQAMMAVKPTILDIWDDFAKKFGREYKPVECYKCDGAKNLLFTMGSFSETAMTAVDKLRDAGVDIGLIRLRLWRPFPFEEFRAAVKNAETLLVLDRCISSGGPGGPVASELKAALYNEEKKPKVVSFVGGLGGRDITVAGFEKIILDGLELAAKGQEREYEIVGVRE; from the coding sequence ATGGGGAAACGCGTTGGGGTTGAGGTCTCCATTGCCCTGGCTGATGCGGTTAAACTGGCTGATGCCGACGTCATCGCCGCCTATCCCATTACTCCCCAGACCCACATTGTGGAGCACCTGGCGGAACTGGTGGCTGAAGGCGAACTGGACGCCGAATATATCCCGGTCGAATCCGAGCATTCCGCTCTCTCTGCTTGCCTTGGCTCTGCGGCAGCCGGCGCCCGAACTTTCACAGCGACGGCCGGGCAAGGCCTTGAGTTGATGCACGAAGTACTTTACGTTGCCTCAGGCATGCGCCTGCCGATCATCATGGCGGTTGCCAACCGGGCATTATCGTCGCCGTTGTCGGTTTGGGGCGACCATTCCGATGCCATGGCGGTGAGGGACACCGGCTGGATCCAGATCTTTACCGAAAACGGCCAGGAAGTAGTCGATCAAATTATCTGCGCCTTCAGAATCGCGGAAGACCCCAATGTGCTTTTGCCGGTGATGGTTCATCTCGACGGGTTCAATCTGTCCCATGTTATCGAGCCTATCGAAATGCCGACCGAAGAGGAAGTTTGCGATTTCCTTCCGGTCCGGCGCAACCCCCTGACGCTGCATCCATCCAAGCCGGTGGCCATGGGCGATTTCGCTCCGCCGGTGGTTTACACTGAAGCCAAATGGGCGCAGGAACAGGCGATGATGGCGGTAAAGCCGACTATCCTTGATATCTGGGATGATTTTGCCAAGAAATTCGGCCGGGAATACAAGCCTGTCGAATGTTACAAATGCGACGGCGCCAAGAACCTGTTGTTTACCATGGGTAGTTTCTCCGAGACGGCGATGACCGCGGTCGACAAGCTGAGAGACGCCGGGGTGGACATCGGCCTCATCCGGCTGCGCCTGTGGCGGCCGTTCCCTTTCGAGGAATTCCGCGCCGCGGTCAAGAATGCCGAAACCTTGCTCGTCCTCGACCGCTGCATCTCCTCCGGCGGTCCCGGCGGACCGGTTGCATCGGAACTCAAGGCCGCCCTCTACAATGAAGAAAAGAAGCCCAAGGTGGTCAGTTTCGTCGGCGGACTGGGCGGCAGAGACATCACTGTCGCCGGATTTGAAAAGATTATACTCGACGGTCTGGAGCTGGCAGCCAAAGGTCAGGAAAGGGAGTATGAGATCGTGGGGGTGAGGGAATAA
- a CDS encoding DUF503 domain-containing protein: MNIGVLQFSLRLPESHSLKEKRMVVKSLVAQLHNRFNVSAAEVEDQDLWQSAVIGVACVSNDKQHTNEVLNKALAFATTFDLELVESNIEIIDY; the protein is encoded by the coding sequence ATGAATATCGGCGTCCTGCAGTTCAGCCTCCGGCTCCCCGAGAGCCACTCGCTCAAGGAAAAACGCATGGTCGTCAAATCCCTGGTGGCCCAGCTTCACAACCGCTTCAACGTCTCCGCGGCCGAGGTCGAGGACCAGGACCTGTGGCAGTCGGCGGTCATCGGCGTCGCTTGCGTCTCCAACGATAAGCAGCACACCAACGAGGTACTGAACAAGGCCCTGGCCTTCGCCACCACCTTCGACCTCGAATTGGTCGAATCCAATATTGAGATCATCGACTACTGA
- a CDS encoding cation:proton antiporter: METEALVFKLILTFGLVLLAARLGGEIAERYFKQPAVIGELAAGIIISPFLLGGLLHDPVILNFATISGHLVDGGLEVDGFNPLQIVSEIAVIALLFVAGLETDVRAFVKNALTGALVAVGGVTLPFILGFFAARYFFPDIGTIGWLFTGAVLTATSIGITVRILMDMGKLGTREGTIILVAAVIDDILGLVILSVVVSMAKTGELSLTSAAMTGAIGFGVWLAILFLGYFGHKYISKYLLTPFKESGLMPITALIIGVIISYAVTLVGLHPVVGAYVAGLMFASTGEREEIVAQTRPIMLFLAPFFFAYLGMQVDLKEIAVVIVPAAIIIILAVIGKIVGCYLPARYIGKCDTRGALVVGMGMVPRGEVGLIVAGAGLLVGAISRDIFGVAVAVSLVTTLIGPSLIKPFFKKQTSAKTPSAASSSH, from the coding sequence ATGGAAACCGAAGCTCTTGTCTTTAAATTGATCCTCACCTTCGGGCTGGTGCTGTTGGCCGCCCGTTTGGGTGGTGAGATCGCCGAACGCTATTTCAAGCAACCGGCCGTCATCGGTGAATTGGCAGCGGGCATTATCATTTCCCCCTTTCTGCTCGGCGGTCTGCTGCACGATCCGGTCATCCTCAATTTCGCGACCATAAGCGGGCACCTGGTCGACGGGGGGCTGGAGGTGGATGGGTTCAATCCACTGCAGATCGTTTCAGAGATAGCGGTCATTGCCCTCCTGTTCGTGGCGGGTCTGGAAACCGACGTCCGGGCATTTGTGAAGAACGCCCTTACCGGCGCACTGGTGGCGGTGGGCGGCGTCACCCTGCCGTTCATTCTCGGTTTCTTCGCCGCTCGGTATTTTTTCCCTGACATCGGCACCATCGGCTGGCTATTCACCGGGGCGGTGCTGACAGCCACCAGCATCGGGATCACCGTCCGCATCCTGATGGATATGGGTAAACTCGGCACCCGGGAAGGCACGATCATCCTGGTGGCCGCGGTCATCGACGACATCCTCGGGCTGGTTATCCTTTCCGTGGTAGTCTCCATGGCCAAGACCGGGGAACTTTCCCTTACCTCCGCGGCAATGACCGGCGCGATCGGATTCGGAGTGTGGCTGGCGATCCTGTTTTTGGGGTATTTCGGGCATAAGTACATCTCCAAATATCTCCTGACGCCTTTCAAAGAATCCGGTCTGATGCCGATCACGGCTCTAATCATCGGCGTGATCATCTCTTATGCCGTCACCCTGGTGGGACTGCATCCGGTGGTGGGTGCTTACGTCGCGGGCCTGATGTTTGCTTCAACGGGCGAAAGGGAAGAAATCGTGGCGCAGACCAGGCCGATCATGCTGTTTTTGGCGCCGTTTTTCTTCGCCTACCTGGGCATGCAGGTCGATCTCAAGGAGATCGCAGTGGTCATCGTTCCCGCGGCGATCATCATCATCCTTGCCGTCATAGGCAAAATAGTCGGCTGCTACCTTCCGGCGCGCTATATAGGTAAGTGCGATACCCGGGGAGCCTTGGTGGTCGGCATGGGCATGGTGCCCCGGGGTGAAGTGGGACTGATCGTCGCCGGAGCCGGTCTCCTGGTAGGCGCCATCAGTCGCGATATTTTCGGTGTCGCCGTGGCGGTGAGCCTGGTAACAACATTGATAGGACCTTCCTTAATCAAGCCTTTCTTCAAAAAACAAACCTCGGCCAAAACACCAAGCGCGGCCTCTTCAAGTCACTAA